A window of Halopelagius inordinatus genomic DNA:
AACTTCGCGAGGCGTTCGGCTCGTCGCCGTTCATCCTCACGAAGTTCGACAAGTTCATGAACTGGGTCCGCGGGTCCTCGATGTTCATGCTGCAGTTCGGTATCGCCTGCTGCAGCATCGAAATGATGCACACCTACGCCGTGAAACACGACCTGGACCGATTCGGGTCCGGCGTCCCGCGCGCGTCGCCGCGACAGGCGGACGTCATCATCGTGCCGGGGACCATCGTCTCGAAGTTCGCCCCGCGCATGAAGCGCGTCTACGACCAGATGCCCGAACCGAAGTTCGTCGTCGGCATGGGGTCGTGCACCATCTCGGGCGGTCCGTTCCAAGAGGGGTACAACGTCATCAAGGGCGCAGAGGAGGTCATTCCGGTGGACATCCACGTTCCGGGCTGCCCGCCGCGCCCCGAAGCACTCGTCTACGGCGTCGTCAAACTCCAAGAGCGCATCGCGAAAGGCGAGTCCTCGCCCGTGACGGTCAAGCCGTACGAACTCGAACAGTTCGGCGACCTCTCGCGCGACGAAATCGTCGACAAACTCGCACAGGAGATAGACGAAGACGAACTCGTCATGCGGTACAACTGGGCTGATTCACCATGAGTCTGGAACGGAAGCGAGACGCGGAATCCGTCGAGACGGTCCCGACCACCGGCGACGAAATCGCCGACCTGCTCGGGGACCTCGTCGTCGACCGGGAGGAACACGTCAACGCGCCGGGCTTCGTCATCCGGCCCGACGACGTACAGGAGGTCCTGTTCAAACTCCGCGACGAGGCCGGGTTCGACCACCTCTCTTCTCTCACCGCCGAGGAATACGAGGACCGCTACGAGTCTATCTACCACCTCACGAGCTACGACGACCGGATGCGAGAGGTCAGCGTCGTCGTTCCCGCCTCGAAGGACGACCCGCGGAGCCAGACCGCCTCGCCGGTGTTCGACACCGCGAACTGGCACGAACGAGAGGCGTACGACCTCGTCGGTATCCAGTACGACGGGCATCCCGACATGCGGCGCATCCTCCTGCCCGAGACGTGGCAGGGTCACCCGCTGTCGATGGACTACGACCAAGACCGCCCGCAGATAGTCACGCTCAAAGAACACGCGAACCCCCTCGAAGAGGACCACCGCGGCGAGGACGGCAACACGATGTATCTCAACATCGGGCCGCACCACCCGGCGACCCACGGCGTCCTCCACGTCAAGACGGTTCTGGACGGCGAGCAGATAGCCGACGTCGAACCCGACATCGGCTACCTCCACCGCTGCGAGGAGCAGCTCTGTCAGAACGGGACCTACCGGCACCAGATCATGCCGTACCCCGACCGCTGGGACTACGCGTCGGCCGGACTGCTCAACGAGTGGGCGTACGCGCGCGTCGCGGAGGATATGGCGGACATCGACGTGCCGGAGTACGCGCAGGTCATCCGAACGATGAGCGCGGAACTCTGCCGAATCGCCTCTCACATGCTCGCGGTGGGGACGTTCGCGCTGGACATCTACGGCGACTTCACCGCCATCTTCATGTACGCCATGCGGGACCGCGAGAAGGTGCAGAACATCTTAGAGGACCTCACCGGTCAGCGGATGATGTTCAACTACTTCCGCCTCGGCGGCGTCGTCTGGGACCTTCCGGAACCCCGCGACGAGTTCTTCGAGAACATCCGCGACTTCCTCGACGACCTGCCGACGGCCCTCGAGGAGTACCACGACCTGATCTCCTCGAACGAGATTCTGCAGATGCGCACCGTCGGGACGGGCGTCCTCCCCGAAGAGGTCGCAAAGTCCTACGGCGCGACCGGTCCGGTCGCCCGCGGGTCGGGCGTCGACTACGACCTGCGACGCGACGACCCCTACGGCTACTACGAGGAACTCGACTGGAACGTCGTCACGGAGGACGGCGGCGACAACTACTCGCGCCTCCTCGTGCGCATGCGCGAAGTCGAAGAGTCCGCGAAGATAATCGAGCAGTGCGTCGACCTGCTCGAAGACTGGCCCGAAGAAGAGCGCGACATCCAAGCGAACGTCCCGCGGACGCTCCGCCCGGACGACGACAAGGAGATATACCGGGCCGTCGAGGGCGCGAAGGGCGAACTCGGCATCTACATGCGCTCCGACGGCACGGAAAAGCCCGCTCGGTTCAAGATTCGCAGTCCGTGCTTCTCGAACCTCCAGACGCTACCGGAGATGTCCACCGGCGAGTACATCCCGGACATGGTCGCCAGCCTCGGTAGCCTCGACATCATCCTCGGCGAGGTGGACCGCTGATGTCGGCGACGGTGCTACTCCAGAGCGGAGGCGGAGGTGGAGGCGGCGGGAACGGCCCCGTTCTCCTCCCCGAGACGATAGCGAACGCGCTCGGACTGTCGGGTCTGCTCGGCGACGTCGTCGGCGGACTCATCGGGGCGTTCCTCATCGCGAACATCATGCTCGCGATGACGGCCGTCGCCGGCCCGTGGGCGAAGCGGAAGATAACCGCCGCCTTCACCGACCGCATCGCGGTCGACCGCATCGGTCCGTTCGGCCTCCTCATCATCGTGGCCGACGCCGTCCGATTGCTCTCGAAAGAGCTCATCGTCCCCGAGGGCGTCGACCGCCCGGCGTGGGACATGGCACCGATAATCGTTCCGTTCTCGGCGCTCTTGGGCTTCGCCGTCATCCCGATGGGCAACGGCATCCAACTGGCCGACCCGGAGACGGGGCTGGTGTTCGCCTTCGCGGCGTCCTCTATCGCGTCGCTCGGTCTCGTGATGGGTGGCTACGCGTCGAACAACAAGTACTCGCTTCTCGGCGGTCTCCGCGCCGTCGCACAGAACATCGCGTACGAGATTCCGCTCATCGTCACGGCGGCGTCCGTGGTCATCTTCACCGGCACGCTCCGGACGAGCGAAATCGTCGCCGTCCAGACGGAGCCGCTTTTGACCGTCGCGGGCGTGACGATTCCGCAGTGGTTCGCGTTCGTCAACCCGTTCGCCTTTGCGCTGTTCATGCTCGCGAACCTCGCGGAAATCGGGCGGAACCCGTTCGACATCCCGGAGGCACCGACGGAGATTGTCGCCGGATACCAGACCGAGTACTCCTCGGTCTACTTCGTGCTGTTCTACCTCGGGGAGTTCATCCACATCTTCCTCGGCGGCGCACTCGTCGCCTTGCTGTTCCTCGGCGGTCCCGCGGGACCGGTCCTGCCGGGCATCGTCTGGTTCATCATCAAGATATGGGCGTTCTTCCTGTTCACGCAGTGGGCGCGGTCGGCGATTCCGCGCCTCCGAATCGACCAACTCATGGAAATCGGCTGGAAGGGGATGCTCGTACTCGCCTTCGCTAACCTGGTTCTCACGGCCATCATCGTGGGGGTGCTCGCATGATCGGAATTCTGAAAGGCATGGCAACGACGATGAAGCACGCATTGGACGGACAAACGTTCACGGTCGAGTATCCGGACGTCGCCCCCGAGGTGAGTCCGCGATTCCGCGGCGTGCACAAGTTCAGCCAAGAGCGCTGTATCTGGTGCCGCCAGTGCGAGAACGTCTGTCCGAACGACACGATTCAGATCGTTCAAGACGAACAGCGAAACGGCGAACAGTACAACCTCCACATCGGGCAGTGCATCTACTGCCGCCTGTGCGAGGAGGTCTGTCCCGTCGACGCGATACTGCTCACGCAGAACTTCGAGTTCACAGCCGACACGAAAGACGACTTCGTGTACAACAAAGAGCAGTTGAAGAACGTGCCGTGGTACAAAGACATCGACCCACTCAACTCCCGGAATCCCGACCGCGACGCGTGGATCGGCGAGGGAGAGGGCGAAGTCGACTACCAGTGAGGTGACCGGAGGGTCGCCTCACCGAACGTAGACGTCCGCGGACGAACCGGTTCGGTTCGGCGCTCGGGCGTTCTCGAAATCTACAAAAGGATTCCTCAAGGAGACACAAACAATGGTTTATGAAACCATCGCGTTCGCGCTGTTCGCCCTCGTCACCGTGGGCTGCAGCCTGGGCGTCGTCCTCGTGCGGGACATCTGGCACTCCGCACTCTTGCTCGGGGGCGCGCTCTTGAGCGTCGCGGTGCATTACGTGATGCTGCAGGCCGAGTTCCTCGCAGCCATGCAGATTCTCGTCTACGTGGGCGGGGTCCTCATTCTCATCACGTTCGCCGTGATGCTGACGCGAACCGAAGCGGAGGTGAGTCGTACATGACAACTAAACCCGAACTGAAACTGGGCTCGCATCTGGTGCCCGGTCTGGCCGCTGTTGCACTGTTCGTCGTGATGGCTGCCGTGTTCGTCACGGCCGCGTTCCCCGACCCGCAGGGCTTTGCGGACGGGGCGAACATCACGGCCAGCATCGGCTACGCGATGTTCAACCTCGGATTCGGAGACGTGGCCGGTGAGAGCTTCCTCGTCGCGTTCATCCTCATGGGGATAACGCTCGACGTGGCTCTCGACGGCGCTCTCCACCTCGCGAAACACGAGGGAGACGAGGGACAGACGGAGACGGTTCTCTTGGCCGACGGCGGTCGCAGACTGAAGAACAAGCTGTTCGACGAGGGGGGAGACGACTGATGGTTCCGCCGCAGTACTACCTGCTCTTGTCGGCCGCGCTCTTCTGTATCGGCCTGTTCGGCATCCTGACGCGGCGCAACGCGCTGCTGTTACTGATGTCGGTCGAACTGATGTTGAACGCCGCGAACATCAACCTCGTCGCGTTCTCCTTCGTCTGGGGGAACGTCACGGGACAGACGTTCGCGCTGTTCACGATGGCGCTCGCCGCCGCCGAAGTCGCGATCGGGCTGGGCATCGTCCTCGTCCTCTATCGCAACTTCGACGGCGTCGACGTCACCGACGCGACGACGATGAGGTGGTAACATGGCAGGAATACTCGATTTCACTCCGGCAATCGTCTTGTTGCCGTTCGTCTCGTTCCTCGTCGCCCTCTTCGTAGGCAATCGGTTGCCCAAGGGCGGCGCGCTGGCGGGCATCGCGGCGACCGCGGGTTCGCTCGTGCTGTCGCTCGCGACGTTCTTCGCCGTCAGTCAGGGACAGACGATCGACACGACCATCTACACGTGGGCCACCGGCGCGCAGGACGCGCTGACGCTCACGTTCGGCATCCTCATCGACCCGCTCTCGGCGATGATGCTCGTCATCGTGACGCTCATCGCCTTTTTGGTCCACGTCTTCAGTCTCGGATACATGAACGACGAGGGCGAGACGGGCCTCCCGCGCTACTACGCCGGGCTCGGCCTGTTCACCGCATCCATGCTCGGGTTCGTCGTCGCCGACAACCTGCTCATGGCGTTCATGTTCTTCGAGCTGGTGGGGCTGTGTTCGTTCCTGCTCATCGGCTTTTGGTTCCGCGAGCCGGGACCGCCGAGCGCCGCGAAGAAGGCGTTCTTGGTCACCCGCTTCGGTGACTACTTCTTCCTCGTCGGCGTCGTCGCGGTGTTCGCGACGTTCGGTACCGCGCAGTTCGCGGGCGAGGGCGCGTTCCCCGTGCTCGCAGAGGAAGTACTCGCCGGCAACGCCGAGGCCAACACGTTCGGCTTCGCGCCGCAGACGTGGTTCACCATCGTCGGACTGCTGGTTCTCGGCGGCGTCGTCGGGAAGTCCGCGCAGTTCCCCCTCCACACGTGGCTTCCGGACGCCATGGAGGGTCCGACGCCCGTCTCCGCGCTCATCCACGCCGCGACGATGGTGGCGGCCGGCGTCTACCTCGTCGCGCGGATGTACGGCTTCTACGCGGTTTCACCGACGGCACTCGCGATAATCGCGCTCGTCGGCGGCTTCACCGCGCTGTTCGCGGCGACGATGGCCGTCGTCAAACGCGAGATAAAGCAGGTGCTCGCGTACTCGACCATCTCGCAGTACGGATACATGATGCTCGGACTCGGGGCGGGCGGCTACGTCGCCGCGACGTTCCACCTCATGACCCACGCCTTCTTCAAGGCGCTCTTGTTCCTCGGCGCGGGGTCGGTCATCATCGCGATGCACCACAACGAGGACATGTGGGACATGGGCGGTCTGAAAGACCGAATGCCCGTCACGTACTACACGTTCCTCGCCGGTTCGCTGGCTCTGGCGGGCATCTTCCCGTTCGCCGGCTTCTGGTCGAAAGACGAGGTGCTGTACGAGACGCTCATCCACGGACTGGGCGGCAGTCCGATACTTTTGGCCGCGTACGCGATGGGCCTGCTCGCCGTCTTCTTCACCGGGTTCTACACGTTCCGGATGGTGTTTCTCACCTTCCACGGCGAACCCCGGACGGAAACGGCTCGCAACCCGCACGGCGTCCACTGGAACGTGAAGGGACCGCTCGCCGTACTCGGCGTCCTCGCCGCGACGGCCGGCGTCGTCAACATGGTCCCGGTCGAGAAACTGCTCGGCATCCACGGAATCGACTTCCTCCACCAGTGGCTCGACGGGAGCTATAGCGCGCTGAACGCGCACCACTACGGAGAGATACTCCCGTACAGTTCCTCGTACATCGGCGGCGAGACGACGACGGTGGCGCTCGGCGCTGCCGTCTCGCTCGGACTCGCCCTCGCGGGTGCTGGTCTGGCGTACGCGCTGTACAACGTCCCCGAGCCGGTCGAACACACCGACAAGCTCGGCGGCATCAAGACCGTGCTGTTCAACAACTACTACCAAGACGAGTACCAAGTCTGGCTGGCCACCGGCGTGACGCAACCCGTCTCGCGCGCTGCGGACAAGTTCGACAACGGCGTCGTCGACGGCGTCGTAAACGGCGTCTCCAGCGTCAGCCTGTTTTCGGGTAGTCGCGTCCGGCGGGTCCAGACGGGGGTCGTGAGCAACTACGCCGCGCTCATCACCCTCGCTCTGACGGCGTTACTTCTCGGATTCGGTATCCTCGGAGGGTGGTTCGTATGATAATCGAAGCGCTCATCGCAGTCACGTTCGTCGCCGCGTTGGTCGTGTTCGTCGCACCGCGACAACACGCCGGCGAGTTGGCGGCCGTGCTCAGTCTGCTCCCCGTCGTCGGGAGCCTCTACATGTGGTCACAGTTCGACGCGACCGGAAACGCCTTACTCGGCGGCTCCGCCGCGTTCGAGACGCAGGTCACCTGGCTCACGCTGGGCGGACTCGACTTGAACTGGTACGTCGGCGTCGACGGCATCAGTCTCCCGCTCATCGTCCTCACGACGGTGCTCACGACGCTGGCGATAATCAGCGCGTGGACGCCCATCACGTCCCGGCAGTCCCAGTTCTACGGACTGATGCTGTTCATGGAAGCGAACCTGCTCGGCGTGTTCACCGCGCTCGACTTCTTCGTGTGGTTCGTCTTCTGGGAGGCCGTGTTGGTCCCGATGTACTTCCTCATCGGCGTCTGGGGCGGCCCGCGCCGGAAGTACGCCGCGATCAAGTTCTTCGTCTACACGAACATCGCGTCGCTCGTGATGTTCATCGGCTTCATCGCTCTGGTGTTCGGGCTGGGCGACTCCGTCAGTTCGCTCGGCTTGCCCGAGATATCACAGGCGTTACGCGCCGGCGAACTCGGCGGCTACGGCACGTTGGACGCCGCGACGCTGAAACTCGTCGCCTTCGTGGCGATGTTCCTCGGCTTCGCGGTGAAGGTGCCCGTCGCACCGCTTCACACGTGGCTTCCGGACGCTCACGTCGAAGCGCCGACGCCGGTGTCGGTGATGCTCGCGGGCGTCCTCCTGAAGATGGGGACGTACGCGCTGCTTCGGTTCAACTTCACGATGATGCCCGACGTGGCGCAGGCACTCGTCGTGCCAATCGCGGTCATCGCCGTCGTCAGCGTCATCTACGGCGCGATACTGGCGCTGGCTCAGCAGGACCTAAAGCGCATCGTCGCGTACTCCTCCGTCTCGTCGATGGGGTACGTCATCCTCGGACTCGTCGCGTACACGACGTACGGCGTCGGCGGCGCGACGTTCCAGATGGTCGCACACGGCCTCATCTCGGGGCTGATGTTCATGACCGTCGGCGTCATCTACAACACCACGCACACGCGCATGGTGGGCGACATGTCCGGCATCGCAGACCGGATGCCCGTCACCTCGGGTATCTTCGTGGCCGGCGCGTTCGGCTACATGGGACTGCCGCTGATGGCTGGCTTCGCCGCGGAGTTCTTCATCTTCCAGGGCTCCTTCCAGTCGACGGTCCACTCCGCGATGCCGCTCTTTACGGCGGCGGCGATGTTCGGCATCGTCATCGTCGCGGGCTACCTGCTGTTTGCGATGCAGCGGACGCTGTTCGGCCCGTTCCGGTTCGACGGCGACTACGAGATAACGGAGGCTGCGTTCCACGACGTGGCTCCGCTCGCGGTGCTTCTCGTCCTCGTCATCGTCCTGGGCGTGGCCCCCGACATCTTCTTCGAGATGATTCAAAAAGCAGTTAATCCGATCCTCGAGACGGGAGGTGGCGTCTGATGTCCGCAAGTGCGCTCGCGCTTCAGAGCTCGCTTCCGGACTGGGCGGCGACCGCTCCGGCGATCATACTGGCGCTCGCGGGACTCGCGTTGCTCCTCGTCGATAGCCTCAGGTCCAGCCGAGAGGGCGGCGTGAGCAACGCGCTCCTGGCCGGCATCGCGACGGCGGGGTCGCTTTCGGCGTTCGCCGTCGCGGGCTGGTTCCTCCTCTCGGGGACGGGACAGCCCCAGACGGGCGGCGCGATAACGCTGTACGGCGACGCTATCGTCGTCGACGGGATGAGCCTCTTTTTCACGCTCATCTTCACCGTCGTCGCCGCGATGGTCTCCGTCGCGAGTTACGACTACATCGGCGACAAGTCGACCCGCGGCGAGTACTACTCGCTCGTGATGTTCGCCGCCACCGGCATGACGCTCATGTCGATGGCGAACTCGCTCGCGACGGTGTTCGTCAGCCTCGAACTCGCCTCGCTCCCCTCGTTCGCCCTCGTGGCGTTCCTGAAGACGGACCGCGGGAGCATCGAGGCGGGGCTGAAGTACTTCCTCATCGGCGCGCTCTCGTCTGCGGTGTTCGCGTTCGGCATCAGTCTCGTCTACGCGGCGACGGGGTCGCTCCTCTTGGGCGATATCGCCTCTTCGGTCGGTGACACGCCGTTCGTCGGCGTCCTCGGCATCGGCGTGCTGATGCTCATCGGCGGGTTCTCGTACAAGACGGCCTCCGTGCCCTTCCACTTCTGGGCACCCGAGGCGTACGAGGGTGCGCCCGCGCCCATCTCGGCGTTCCTCTCGTCGGCGTCGAAGGCGGCCGGTTTCGCCGTCGCCTTCCGCGTCTTCGTAGAGGCGTTCCCGCTGGGACAGATTCCCGCGGGCGTCGATTGGGTGCTCGCGTTCCAGGTTCTCGCCGTCGTCACGATGACGCTCGGGAACTTCGCCGCGGCGACCCAAGAGAACGTAAAGCGGATGCTCGCGTACTCCTCTATCGGGCACGCGGGCTACGCGCTTATCGGCCTCGCCGCGCTTTCCGTCGGCGGGCCGAACGCGAACGTCCTCGGTGCGTCGATGGCGCACCTGATGGTCTACGGCTTCATGAACACCGGCGCGTTCCTGTTCATCGCGATGGTCGAACATTGGGGCGTCGGCCGCACGTTCGAGGATTACAACGGCCTCTCGACGCGCGCGCCGATGGCCTGCCTCGCGATGACCGTGTTCATGTTCAGCCTCGCGGGCCTCCCGCCGTTCGGCGGCTTCCTCTCGAAGTACGCCCTGTTCCTGTCGGCCATAGAGGCCGGGTTCTGGTGGCTCGCCGCCTTCGGCGCGGTAAACAGCGCACTGTCGCTGTACTACTACAGTCGCGTCGTCAAGGCGATGTGGATAGAAGACCCGAAGGAGGGGCTCGAACTCGGAACGAAGCCCGTCGGCCTGTACGCGGCCGTCATCTTCGCCGCCGTCGGTACCCTCCTGCTTTTGCCGGCGTTCGCACCCGTCATCGAGACGGCACAGACCGTCGCCGCGGCTCTCTTCTGAGAGTCCGCGCCCGTTTTTCTTTCGACCGCTCGACGCGTCGAGAGCCGTCACTGTACTCGCTTCGTTCGTCTACGCTCTCTGGGGGACCTCCCGTTCCGACAACACCGTCTGTAGCGCCGACGCCACGTCCTCGGACCGTCGCATCGTCAGTCCGTCCGTCGTGACGAACACGCCGTGTCCGTCGACGGTCACGCGGGTCAGGTAGCCGTTTTCGAACGCCCGGATCGTGAACGCGTAGTCGCCGAGTTCGGAACCGCGGTACGCTCGCTTCGCCCGAAAGCCGTCTGTTTCGTGTTCGACGAACCCCGCCAGGTCGGCGTCCGAATCGAGGTCCGAGCGGAGGTACACCTGCGCGAACGATTCGGGTGTAAAGTAGGTGATGCTGCGGAGACTGTCGCCGACTGTCGTCCGACAGGCTGCTTCCAGAGACTCTGCGAACTCGTTTCCGACGATGTCAGGGTCGGCCTCCATGACAGATAGTGACACAGGCGGCTGAGGCATAACTCCATCGCCGGACCGGGGCGACCCGTGACGGTAGGGTTTTCCGGCCAGAGACCGACTTTCCGGCAATGACACGGCGGTTGGTCCTCGGGTGCGGGACGGCCGCGCGCCGGTCCATAGAGCGGATGGCCGAGTGGCCGGGCGAACTCGTCGTCCTCTCGCAACGCGGCGGCGTCGTCGAGTCCTTCCGCGAGGACGGCGTCGTCGTCGACAGGCGCGCGCCCGACGACGCAGAGGCCTACCCCGACCACGCGGACGTCGTCTTCGTCGCGAGCGACGACGCCGAGACGAACGTCGAGGCGGCGCGTCTCGTCCGCGAGAACTACCCCGACGCGTACGTCGTCGGCTATCTCGGACAGGACGCCGCCCACGACGTCCAACGGACGCTCACTTCGCTCGTCGACCGGACGGTGGACGGGCGGGCGGTGCTTTTCGACCGACTCATGAACCTCGCCGGCGGCCAGTCTGCGGACCGCCTCCACCGACTCTATCGCGTCCTCCGGAGCATCGAGGGCCGCCTCGCGGTGGTGATGCACGACAATCCGGACCCCGACGCCATCGCGAGCGCTATCGCGCTTTGCCGCATCGCAGAGACCGTAGGCGTGCCCGCGGACCCCTGTTACTTCGGCGAGATATCGCACCAGGAGAACCGGGCGTTCGTCAACCTGCTCGACCTCGATTTGACGCAACTCGACCCCGGTGCGACGGTCAGCGCGTACGACGGTATCGCCCTCGTCGATCACTCCCGTCCGGGGGTGAACGACGGACTCTCGCCCGACGTCGACGTCGACATCGTCATCGACCACCACCCGCCGCGCGCGCCGGTCGAAGGGCGGTTCCTCGATTTACGTCGGGCTATGGGGTCGACGAGTACGCTCCTCGTGGACTACCTCGAACGTCTGAACGTCGACCCCGACGAGACGGTCGCGACGGCGCTTCTGTTCGGCATCCGAGTCGACACGAGAGACTTCACCCGCGAGGTGTCGCCCGCAGACTTCGAGGCGGCGGCGTTCTGTCTCCCCGCGGCGGACCTGTCCTTGCTGCAACGCGTCGAATCGCCGAGCATGAGTTCGGAGGTGTTAGAGACCGTCGCCCGCGCCGTCCGCAACCGCGACGTGCGGGGCGAGGCGTTGGCGACGAACGTCGGCGAGATACGGGACCGAGACGCACTCGCGCAGGCCGCAGACCGCCTTCTCGGGATGGACGGCGTGAAGATAGTCGTCGTCTACGGATTCAAGGACGGGACCGTCTTCGTCTCGGCGCGCGCGAGGGGAACGGAGGTGGACCTCGGCGAGACGCTCAGAGACGCGCTCGGCCCCATCGGAAGCGCGGGCGGGCACGCCGACATGGCGGGCGCGCAGATTCCGCTCGGCATCCTCGCGGACGTGGGCGAAGACTCCCGCGAGTCGCTCGAACGGGTCGTCTCGGACGTCATCGCGGGGCGGTTCTTCGAGACGTTGGAGGACGCGACGATGATGCTCACCCACGACGAGGACGGGACGGACCTCACGTTCGAGTTCCCGATGGACGAGTGGTGAGTCGGGCGAACGCCGACCGGCGACGGAGTCACCCTTTTGTCTCGGACGCCCGTACCTCCGCCAATGATCGGTAAGGCGACCGTCCAAGAGTACATGACGCGCGAAGTACAGACCGTGTCGCCGACGGATTCGGTCGCCGACGTCGCCCGCCGAATCATCGAGAGCGACGGACACAACGGCTTTCCCGTCTGCGAGGGGCGGCGCGTCGAGGGGTTCGTCACCGCCCGCGACATCCTGTTGGAGGACGACGAAGCGCCCATCTTCACCGCCATGACGGAGAACATCATCGTCGCGCACCCGGAGATGAACGTGACGGACGCCGCGCGCGTCATCCTCCGTTCGGGCATCCAGAAACTCCCCGTCGTCGACGACGCGGGCAACCTCGTCGGCATCATCTCGAACACGGACGTCATCCGCTCACAGATAGAGCGCGCGACGCCGGAGAAGGTGGGGAAACTGATGCGGACGCTCGAACAGATACACGACATCGACATCCACGAGGAGCGCCAGACGGTCGAACTGTCGAAACTCATCCCGACGCAGGGCCGCGTGTACGCCGACGAACTCGAAGGGCGCAAGTACGAACTCGAACGCGGACTCGCGGAACCGCTCGTCGTCATCGAGAACCAAGGGACGTTGGTGCTCGCGGACGGACACCACCGCGTGATGGCCGCAGACCGAGTCGGCGTCGAGGAGATGGAGGCCTACGTCATCGTCCTCGACGACCCCATCGAACTCGGCATGCAGCGAACCGCACAAAAGGAAGGGTTAGAGTCCATCTCGGACATCGAAGTGGTCGATTACGCGCGACACCCGTTGGTCGAGACGACAGAACGCCTCCAGTCGTAACCGTTCAGTCCTCCCCGTCGTCGAACTCCGCCATCCACGCCTCCGCCAGCGAACGCGCCTCCGTCTCGGTATCGACCCGTTCGCGCTCGTACCGCCGTTCCGTGGAGTCTTGATACAGTTGGTCCACTCTGACGACCCACGTCTCGTCGCCTCGCCGACGGAGGCGAACCGTCACGTGCCCGTCGTCTCGTTCCCACTCGGTGATTCGCTCGTCGGCTCTGACTTCGCGCCAACTCATACGCTCGGCTCCGTTCTCCCGCTACAAGTGCTTCCCTTCTCGGAGGCGACGCGCGGTGTCACTCGACGGCTTCGACAGAGTCGGTATCGACCTCCGCGGACGCCAGCGGTCCGCCTCGCTCTCCGCAGAGCGGACACACCGAGTACCCGAGCGAGTCGTATTCGACAGCGTCCGCCCGCGCGAGTTCGCCGCACGTCGCACACTCGAAGTACGAAACCCATTGGAACGACATACAGTCTCGAACGAGAGCATGTACCATAGTTACGCGGCGCTTACCGGCCCGTCGGCCGCCGTCGCGACGGTCGGTACGAGGCGCGTGACCGCGTTCAGACGCCGTCAGGACACGGTACGGACAGGGCCGTCGTCAGACCGCGGCGTCGCCAGCACCCGCGTCTCGCGCGTCGTCCGTCGGTTCGTCGGGTCGACCGACCACGTCGAGTCCGGAGTCGACGCCGGCGAGAAGCAAAAGCGAGTAGTACCGAAAGTAGACCGCGACCGGAACGCTGACGAACAGGCCCGCGACTGCGAGGGCGACGACGTAGAGGAAAACGACGGCACCGAGGAGGACAGACCCGACCGACAGGGCGCCCGAGAGCGGTGAGAACGCGAGGAAGAGAGCGCCGCCGAGGAGGACGAACGGAACCGCGACGACGAGAGCGACGAGGGCGAGCGCAACCGCCATGACCGCGCCCACGAGGATTCCGAGTCCGAAGCGGACGACGACGTACAGCGCGAACTCCTCCCACTCTGCGCGCATCGTCGGGAGGACGCGCCGCCATCCGGCGAGGACGCCGCAGTCCTCGACGAGCATCGCCGGGACGACGAAGTCCCGAGTCAACCCGAGT
This region includes:
- the nuoL gene encoding NADH-quinone oxidoreductase subunit L, with product MAGILDFTPAIVLLPFVSFLVALFVGNRLPKGGALAGIAATAGSLVLSLATFFAVSQGQTIDTTIYTWATGAQDALTLTFGILIDPLSAMMLVIVTLIAFLVHVFSLGYMNDEGETGLPRYYAGLGLFTASMLGFVVADNLLMAFMFFELVGLCSFLLIGFWFREPGPPSAAKKAFLVTRFGDYFFLVGVVAVFATFGTAQFAGEGAFPVLAEEVLAGNAEANTFGFAPQTWFTIVGLLVLGGVVGKSAQFPLHTWLPDAMEGPTPVSALIHAATMVAAGVYLVARMYGFYAVSPTALAIIALVGGFTALFAATMAVVKREIKQVLAYSTISQYGYMMLGLGAGGYVAATFHLMTHAFFKALLFLGAGSVIIAMHHNEDMWDMGGLKDRMPVTYYTFLAGSLALAGIFPFAGFWSKDEVLYETLIHGLGGSPILLAAYAMGLLAVFFTGFYTFRMVFLTFHGEPRTETARNPHGVHWNVKGPLAVLGVLAATAGVVNMVPVEKLLGIHGIDFLHQWLDGSYSALNAHHYGEILPYSSSYIGGETTTVALGAAVSLGLALAGAGLAYALYNVPEPVEHTDKLGGIKTVLFNNYYQDEYQVWLATGVTQPVSRAADKFDNGVVDGVVNGVSSVSLFSGSRVRRVQTGVVSNYAALITLALTALLLGFGILGGWFV
- a CDS encoding complex I subunit 4 family protein, giving the protein MIIEALIAVTFVAALVVFVAPRQHAGELAAVLSLLPVVGSLYMWSQFDATGNALLGGSAAFETQVTWLTLGGLDLNWYVGVDGISLPLIVLTTVLTTLAIISAWTPITSRQSQFYGLMLFMEANLLGVFTALDFFVWFVFWEAVLVPMYFLIGVWGGPRRKYAAIKFFVYTNIASLVMFIGFIALVFGLGDSVSSLGLPEISQALRAGELGGYGTLDAATLKLVAFVAMFLGFAVKVPVAPLHTWLPDAHVEAPTPVSVMLAGVLLKMGTYALLRFNFTMMPDVAQALVVPIAVIAVVSVIYGAILALAQQDLKRIVAYSSVSSMGYVILGLVAYTTYGVGGATFQMVAHGLISGLMFMTVGVIYNTTHTRMVGDMSGIADRMPVTSGIFVAGAFGYMGLPLMAGFAAEFFIFQGSFQSTVHSAMPLFTAAAMFGIVIVAGYLLFAMQRTLFGPFRFDGDYEITEAAFHDVAPLAVLLVLVIVLGVAPDIFFEMIQKAVNPILETGGGV
- a CDS encoding NADH-quinone oxidoreductase subunit N produces the protein MSASALALQSSLPDWAATAPAIILALAGLALLLVDSLRSSREGGVSNALLAGIATAGSLSAFAVAGWFLLSGTGQPQTGGAITLYGDAIVVDGMSLFFTLIFTVVAAMVSVASYDYIGDKSTRGEYYSLVMFAATGMTLMSMANSLATVFVSLELASLPSFALVAFLKTDRGSIEAGLKYFLIGALSSAVFAFGISLVYAATGSLLLGDIASSVGDTPFVGVLGIGVLMLIGGFSYKTASVPFHFWAPEAYEGAPAPISAFLSSASKAAGFAVAFRVFVEAFPLGQIPAGVDWVLAFQVLAVVTMTLGNFAAATQENVKRMLAYSSIGHAGYALIGLAALSVGGPNANVLGASMAHLMVYGFMNTGAFLFIAMVEHWGVGRTFEDYNGLSTRAPMACLAMTVFMFSLAGLPPFGGFLSKYALFLSAIEAGFWWLAAFGAVNSALSLYYYSRVVKAMWIEDPKEGLELGTKPVGLYAAVIFAAVGTLLLLPAFAPVIETAQTVAAALF
- a CDS encoding DUF7522 family protein, translated to MEADPDIVGNEFAESLEAACRTTVGDSLRSITYFTPESFAQVYLRSDLDSDADLAGFVEHETDGFRAKRAYRGSELGDYAFTIRAFENGYLTRVTVDGHGVFVTTDGLTMRRSEDVASALQTVLSEREVPQRA